Within the Chromobacterium paludis genome, the region AGCTGCACAAGCCCGTCGCCATAGGCCGCCGCGAGATGGCGATAGGCATGGCCATAGGCGGCGCCATCGGTTTTTATGACGGCCTGTTTGGCCCGGGCACCGGCAGTTTTCTGATGTTTCTGTTCATCCGTTTTTTCGCGTTCGACTTCCTGCATGCTTCCGCGGCGGCCAAGGTGGTCAATCTGACAACCAATGTGGCGGCGCTGCTTTCCTTTGCCATTGGCGGCCACATCTTGTTTGCCTACGCGCTGCCGATGGCGGCGGCCAATATGGCCGGCGCCGTGGTGGGCACGCGCCTGGCGATGAAGAATGGCGCAGGCTTTGTGCGGGTGCTGTTCCTGCTGTTGACCAGCGTCTTGATCTGCAAGCTGGCCTGGGACATGCTTCGCGGCTGAGCGCCGCATGACGGCCGTGGCTTTGAACTGCGGCGGGCGCTCCTTTATCATATGGTTCTCATGATTCGGCGAGCGCAATGATCCATGCATCCCTCACGCTGCCCGGCGCCTGAGCAGGCTCGGGACTTGCTTCAGCTGCCCAATGTCGGCCCTAGCACGGCCGCCGACCTGCGCCTGCTGGGCATCCACTCCCCAGCCGAGCTGCGCGGCCGGGAGCCGCTGCAGTTGTATCTGCAGCTGTGCGACCTGACCGGGCGGCGCCAGGACCCCTGTGTGCTGGATGTCTTGATGTCGGTCTGTCATTACGCCGATACGGGCGAAGCCCGGGCCTGGTGGAGCTTTACCGCGGAGCGCAAGCGCAGGTGGACAGTATGAGCCGCGCCGCGCCGGCCTTGACCGCCTGCCATGATTGCGATCTGCTGCTGCGCCTGCCGGCGGCGGGGCGGGAGCGGGCCGGCGTCTGCTGCCCGCGCTGCGGCGCCATCCTGTACGAGCAGGGCGAGGAGACGCAGTCCAGCGCCTGCGCGCTGCTGCTGGCCGGCGTCGCGGTGTTCATCATCGCCAACTGCTATCCAGTGCTGGCGCTGGAGATCGCCGGCAATCGCAATGCCGCTACGCTGTGGCAGACCGCGCTCGCCCTGCAGGCGCAAGGCATGCCGGAGGTGGCGCTGCTGGTGCTGTTCACCGGCATCGTGATGCCGGCGCTGGAGATTCTGAGCATGCTGTATCTGCAATTGCCCTTGTTGCTGGGCATTCAGCCCGCAGGCTTCGCCGTCATGATGCGTTTGTATCGGCTGGCCCGTCCCTGGTGCATGGTGGAGGTGTTTCTGCTAGGGGTGCTGGTTTCTCTGGTCAAGCTGGTGCACCTGGCCAGCGTGCATCCCGGCATCGGCCTCTGGGCCTTTTTCGCGCTGATCATGCTGATGGCCGCCAGCGCCGCCCGGTTTCGGCCGCATCAGCTATGGGAGCGCCACCAAGCATGCGCTACGGCGTAAACAGCGCCGCGGCGCGCGATCTATGCCTGTGCCATGGCTGCGGCCTGCTGAGCCGGGCGCAGCCGCATGGGGACAGCGCCTGCCCGCGTTGCGGCGCGGCGCTGCATCTGCGCCGCCCGGCCGCCTTGCAGCGCTGCTGGGCTCTGCTGTTGGCCGCCATGATCTGCTACCTGCCGGCCAATCTGCTGCCCATCATGGAAACCACGGCGCTGACCGGCGTGCAGCGCGACACCATCATGAGCGGCGTGGTCTATCTGTGGAACAATGACTCCTGGCCGCTGGCCCTGGTGGTGTTCACCGCGAGCGTGCTGGTGCCCTTGCTGAAGATACTGGCCTTGCTGCTCCTGC harbors:
- a CDS encoding helix-hairpin-helix domain-containing protein, producing the protein MHPSRCPAPEQARDLLQLPNVGPSTAADLRLLGIHSPAELRGREPLQLYLQLCDLTGRRQDPCVLDVLMSVCHYADTGEARAWWSFTAERKRRWTV
- a CDS encoding paraquat-inducible protein A, translating into MRYGVNSAAARDLCLCHGCGLLSRAQPHGDSACPRCGAALHLRRPAALQRCWALLLAAMICYLPANLLPIMETTALTGVQRDTIMSGVVYLWNNDSWPLALVVFTASVLVPLLKILALLLLLCSVQWRWTWAPQQRTRLYRLIEVIGPWSMLDIFVVALMVALVQWQSLASIKAGPAAIAFGAVVVLTMLAAMSFDPRMIWDPLEDNDEQ
- a CDS encoding paraquat-inducible protein A encodes the protein MSRAAPALTACHDCDLLLRLPAAGRERAGVCCPRCGAILYEQGEETQSSACALLLAGVAVFIIANCYPVLALEIAGNRNAATLWQTALALQAQGMPEVALLVLFTGIVMPALEILSMLYLQLPLLLGIQPAGFAVMMRLYRLARPWCMVEVFLLGVLVSLVKLVHLASVHPGIGLWAFFALIMLMAASAARFRPHQLWERHQACATA
- a CDS encoding sulfite exporter TauE/SafE family protein, producing the protein MLLSLSVLCVIAFFAGLVDAAVGGGGLIQIPGLFSALPNVAPATIFGTNKLASAVGTLSAARSYLRRVRLPWRLVLPAAATAFVFAFAGAQVVTLIPKDIIRPLVLVLLLVMAAYTLWKKDFGKLHKPVAIGRREMAIGMAIGGAIGFYDGLFGPGTGSFLMFLFIRFFAFDFLHASAAAKVVNLTTNVAALLSFAIGGHILFAYALPMAAANMAGAVVGTRLAMKNGAGFVRVLFLLLTSVLICKLAWDMLRG